The following coding sequences are from one Formosa haliotis window:
- a CDS encoding phage integrase SAM-like domain-containing protein translates to MSTVTFSYRSDKPKAFLEARLSFRIPGKNLSKSGKEMPFSFYKRSRIEVTKEFWNELKKNTNFKDEEKINLRKEINDHIYDLQKHVLEELDKVNLSDVNKEWFKNTIETFYVKPKEIKIPEKVSEYIDFYLTTREHELTEAHKGRYNVVKNKLLRYNPNLMIKHVNEDFNKLFVSWCNQENYSQNTIHRDLKYVKTIVKHARMKGLEINPEFETINLKKEKAPKIFLSFKELEAIQELADLPNYLNNARDWLLISCYTGQRISDFMRFNKSMLRFESGVPLLEFTQIKTDKNMSIPVLPEVRAILDKRSGEFPTPISDQKYNQYIKDVCKRAEINEMIKGRITKNISEDEHQTIMRKVEGSYPKYKLITSHIGRRSFATNYYGKLPTTFLIGITGHSAEKMFLEYIGKGQKDLAFDAYEYFLKMNQK, encoded by the coding sequence ATGTCCACAGTCACTTTTTCTTATCGCTCCGATAAGCCAAAAGCCTTTTTAGAGGCTCGCTTGTCATTTAGAATCCCAGGAAAGAACCTATCTAAGTCTGGAAAAGAAATGCCATTCTCATTTTATAAGCGTTCCAGAATTGAAGTCACTAAAGAATTTTGGAATGAACTCAAGAAGAATACAAACTTCAAGGATGAGGAAAAGATAAATCTTCGAAAAGAAATTAACGATCATATTTATGATTTACAGAAGCACGTCCTTGAAGAATTAGACAAGGTCAATCTTTCTGATGTGAACAAAGAATGGTTCAAAAACACGATTGAAACCTTCTATGTTAAACCAAAAGAGATTAAAATACCTGAAAAAGTATCTGAATACATAGATTTCTATTTAACAACCAGAGAACACGAATTAACAGAAGCTCACAAAGGTCGCTACAATGTCGTTAAAAACAAATTACTAAGGTATAATCCTAATTTGATGATAAAACACGTTAACGAAGACTTTAATAAACTTTTCGTTTCCTGGTGTAATCAAGAAAATTATTCACAGAACACCATTCACAGGGATTTAAAATACGTAAAAACCATAGTGAAGCACGCCCGTATGAAAGGACTAGAAATCAATCCCGAATTCGAAACTATAAACCTCAAAAAAGAAAAAGCACCCAAAATATTTTTAAGTTTCAAAGAGCTGGAAGCAATTCAAGAACTAGCGGATCTACCAAACTACTTAAACAATGCTCGCGACTGGCTTTTAATTTCATGTTATACAGGTCAGAGAATAAGCGATTTCATGAGGTTTAACAAATCAATGCTGAGATTTGAAAGCGGTGTACCTCTTTTAGAATTCACCCAAATTAAGACCGACAAGAATATGTCCATCCCCGTACTTCCAGAAGTAAGGGCAATACTTGACAAGCGCTCTGGAGAATTTCCAACCCCAATAAGTGATCAGAAATACAACCAATACATTAAAGACGTATGCAAGAGAGCTGAAATTAACGAAATGATCAAAGGACGTATCACCAAAAACATTTCAGAGGATGAGCACCAAACAATCATGAGAAAGGTTGAAGGCTCCTACCCTAAATACAAACTAATAACAAGCCACATCGGGAGGCGTTCCTTCGCTACAAACTATTATGGAAAATTACCAACGACTTTTTTAATTGGTATAACTGGTCATTCTGCTGAAAAAATGTTCCTCGAATACATTGGTAAAGGACAAAAAGACCTGGCATTTGATGCCTACGAATATTTTCTAAAAATGAATCAAAAATAA
- a CDS encoding helix-turn-helix domain-containing protein, producing the protein MSHQIILQGITASDLVDIIEERLTKRLNNLNLNHEQEPDPLKNFIEKKEARELLGVSNPTLYRWENKGKLKSYAIGGKRYYKRSDIESAITAVNK; encoded by the coding sequence ATGAGCCATCAAATAATTTTACAAGGGATAACAGCCAGTGATCTGGTCGACATTATTGAAGAGAGGCTAACAAAGCGCTTAAACAATCTTAATTTAAACCATGAGCAAGAGCCCGACCCTCTAAAAAACTTCATCGAAAAGAAAGAAGCCCGAGAACTCCTTGGGGTTTCTAATCCCACCCTATACCGCTGGGAAAATAAAGGCAAACTAAAAAGTTATGCTATTGGTGGTAAGCGATACTACAAACGTTCAGACATTGAGAGTGCTATTACAGCCGTAAACAAGTAA
- a CDS encoding GIY-YIG nuclease family protein, with the protein MFYIYAISSIHRNYIYVGMTENLEARVERHNSGREKTTKPYRPFELIFTESLDVERMEARKREKYWKSGIGKEKLRQIRDCK; encoded by the coding sequence ATGTTTTATATTTACGCCATATCAAGTATTCATAGAAATTATATTTATGTTGGTATGACTGAAAATTTGGAAGCTCGAGTTGAAAGACATAATAGCGGAAGAGAAAAAACAACCAAACCTTATAGGCCTTTTGAATTGATTTTCACGGAGTCTTTGGACGTAGAAAGAATGGAAGCTAGGAAAAGAGAAAAATATTGGAAATCTGGAATTGGTAAAGAGAAGCTAAGACAGATTAGAGATTGTAAATAA
- a CDS encoding ribose-phosphate pyrophosphokinase, with protein sequence MPNVTTDAKIFTCTQSRELAEKIAASYGTHLGNVITSTYSDGEFQPSYEESIRGTRIFIIGSTHPGPQNLMEMLLMIDAAKRASARHITAVLPYFGWARQDRKDKPRVPIAAKLVAKMLETAGATRIITMDLHADQIQGFFEKPVDHLFASTIFLPYLRSLNLDNLTIASPDMGGSKRAYAYSKALESDVVICYKQRAKANVISYMELIGDVTGKNVVLVDDMVDTAGTLTKAADLMMERGALSVRAICTHPILSGDAYEKLEKSKLQELIVTDSIPLRQKSDKIRVLTCADLFAGVMQNVHYNKSISSKFVM encoded by the coding sequence ATGCCTAACGTTACAACAGACGCTAAAATATTTACCTGTACGCAAAGTAGAGAGTTAGCCGAGAAAATTGCAGCTTCTTACGGGACACACCTAGGAAATGTTATTACCTCAACGTATAGCGATGGCGAATTTCAGCCTTCTTACGAAGAATCTATTCGTGGTACACGTATATTTATTATAGGTTCTACACATCCAGGTCCGCAAAATTTAATGGAAATGTTGTTAATGATAGATGCCGCTAAGCGCGCCTCTGCCAGACACATTACCGCTGTTTTACCTTATTTTGGTTGGGCAAGACAAGACCGTAAAGATAAACCTAGAGTACCAATTGCTGCTAAATTAGTAGCTAAAATGCTAGAAACTGCTGGTGCAACGCGTATTATTACTATGGATTTACACGCCGATCAAATTCAAGGGTTTTTCGAAAAACCAGTCGATCACCTTTTTGCATCCACAATCTTTTTACCTTACCTAAGATCCCTAAACTTAGACAACTTAACCATTGCATCTCCAGACATGGGAGGCTCTAAACGTGCTTATGCATATTCTAAAGCCTTAGAAAGCGATGTTGTTATTTGTTATAAGCAGCGTGCTAAAGCCAATGTTATTTCTTATATGGAATTAATTGGAGACGTTACAGGAAAAAATGTTGTGTTAGTAGACGATATGGTAGATACTGCAGGAACGCTTACTAAAGCTGCCGATTTAATGATGGAACGCGGAGCCTTAAGCGTTAGAGCTATTTGTACACACCCGATTTTGTCTGGTGATGCTTACGAAAAATTAGAAAAATCTAAACTTCAAGAATTAATCGTTACAGACTCTATTCCGTTACGCCAAAAAAGCGATAAGATAAGAGTGTTAACCTGTGCCGATTTATTTGCAGGGGTTATGCAAAATGTACACTACAACAAATCTATCAGTTCTAAATTTGTAATGTAG